The Aeromicrobium sp. Leaf245 genome includes a region encoding these proteins:
- the hflX gene encoding GTPase HflX: MSRSTPTPGPDVDAESQRATEGAHEGLELAERQSLRRVAGLRTELEDITEVEYRQLRLERVVLVGVWTDGSAEDAENSLAELKLLAETAGSEVLDALLQRRQRPDAATFIGSGKVEELTAAVQATGADTIICDGELAPSQLRNLEDRTKVKVVDRTALILDIFAQHAKSAEGKAQVELAQLQYQTQRLRGWGGNLSRQAGGRAAGGEGIGGRGPGETKLETDRRRIQAKMAKLRRELKALRTTRDIKKAQRRRNAVPAVVIAGYTNAGKSSLLNRLTGAGVLVEDALFATLDPTTRKTQASDGRVYTMSDTVGFVRHLPHQLVEAFRSTLEEVAESDLVLHVVDASHPDPEGQIAAVREVFAEIDATGVPEIIVLNKADAADPMMVKQLLAREPHAVLVSARTGQGIDELLAAVEADLPRPEARVDVVVPYDRGDLLSLVHQTGEIETLDHASDGTHLVARVSDELAHQLNEL; the protein is encoded by the coding sequence ATGAGTCGATCTACCCCCACCCCCGGACCCGACGTCGACGCCGAGTCGCAGCGGGCCACCGAGGGCGCCCACGAGGGGCTCGAGCTGGCGGAGCGCCAATCGCTGCGCCGCGTCGCCGGTCTGCGCACCGAGCTCGAGGACATCACCGAGGTCGAGTACCGGCAGCTGCGGCTCGAGCGCGTCGTCCTCGTGGGTGTGTGGACGGACGGGTCGGCCGAGGACGCCGAGAACTCCCTGGCCGAGCTCAAGCTGCTCGCCGAGACCGCGGGCTCCGAGGTGCTCGACGCGCTGCTCCAGCGTCGTCAGCGACCCGACGCGGCCACCTTCATCGGCAGCGGCAAGGTCGAGGAGCTGACGGCGGCGGTGCAGGCCACCGGCGCCGACACGATCATCTGCGACGGCGAGCTCGCCCCCAGCCAGCTGCGCAACCTCGAGGACCGCACCAAGGTCAAGGTCGTCGACCGCACCGCCCTGATCCTCGACATCTTCGCCCAGCACGCGAAGTCGGCGGAGGGCAAGGCGCAGGTCGAGCTGGCCCAGCTGCAGTACCAGACCCAGCGTCTGCGCGGCTGGGGTGGCAACCTGTCGCGCCAGGCCGGTGGCCGTGCCGCCGGCGGTGAGGGCATCGGTGGCCGTGGCCCCGGTGAGACCAAGCTCGAGACCGACCGCCGCCGCATCCAGGCCAAGATGGCCAAGCTGCGCCGTGAGCTCAAGGCGCTGCGCACCACGCGCGACATCAAGAAGGCTCAGCGTCGGCGCAACGCCGTGCCCGCCGTCGTCATCGCCGGCTACACCAACGCGGGCAAGTCGAGCCTGCTCAACCGGCTCACCGGCGCCGGCGTGCTCGTCGAGGACGCCCTGTTCGCCACCCTCGACCCCACCACCCGCAAGACCCAGGCCAGCGACGGACGTGTGTACACGATGTCCGACACCGTCGGCTTCGTGCGCCACCTGCCGCACCAGCTCGTCGAGGCGTTCCGCTCCACGCTGGAGGAGGTGGCCGAGTCCGACCTGGTGCTCCACGTCGTCGACGCGTCCCATCCCGACCCCGAGGGGCAGATCGCTGCGGTGCGCGAGGTGTTCGCCGAGATCGACGCGACCGGTGTCCCGGAGATCATCGTGCTCAACAAGGCCGACGCCGCCGACCCGATGATGGTCAAGCAGCTGCTCGCCCGCGAGCCGCACGCGGTCCTGGTGAGTGCCCGCACGGGCCAGGGCATCGACGAGCTGCTCGCGGCGGTCGAGGCGGACCTGCCTCGCCCGGAGGCCCGGGTGGACGTCGTGGTGCCCTACGACCGGGGCGACCTGCTCAGCCTCGTGCACCAGACCGGTGAGATCGAGACCCTCGACCACGCGTCCGACGGCACGCACCTCGTCGCCCGCGTCTCCGACGAGCTCGCGCACCAGCTCAACGAGCTCTGA
- the dapF gene encoding diaminopimelate epimerase: MTFPWLKGHGTENDFVLLPDHDGTVHGDLDPAFVAALCARRTGIGADGVLRVVRSAALDEPQAAGSAGEWFMDYRNADGTVSEMCGNGVRVFARHLLDEGLVPGGEPVVVGTRDGDKIVTLDGDDYVVDMGGATFVEGSKVVVDGRAWEAVGVRTGNPHAVAFVDRLDDAGSLLTEPEYDSRVYPDGVNIEFVDVRGDHHIAMRVHERGSGETRSCGTGACAAAVATASVQADTLPTTYRVDVPGGTVRVTWTADGRVLLAGPAEIVARGDMEWMA; this comes from the coding sequence ATGACTTTCCCCTGGCTCAAGGGGCACGGCACCGAGAACGACTTCGTCCTGCTCCCCGACCACGACGGCACGGTGCACGGCGACCTCGATCCCGCGTTCGTGGCGGCGCTGTGCGCGCGACGCACCGGCATCGGCGCCGACGGCGTGCTTCGCGTGGTGCGGTCGGCCGCGCTCGACGAGCCCCAGGCCGCCGGCAGCGCAGGGGAGTGGTTCATGGACTACCGCAACGCCGACGGCACCGTCAGCGAGATGTGCGGCAACGGCGTCCGCGTGTTCGCCCGGCACCTGCTCGACGAAGGACTCGTGCCCGGGGGCGAGCCGGTCGTGGTCGGCACCCGCGACGGCGACAAGATCGTCACGCTCGACGGCGACGACTACGTCGTCGACATGGGCGGCGCGACGTTCGTCGAGGGCAGCAAGGTCGTCGTCGACGGGCGCGCCTGGGAGGCCGTCGGCGTCCGCACCGGCAACCCGCACGCGGTCGCCTTCGTGGACCGGCTCGACGACGCGGGCTCCCTGCTCACCGAGCCCGAGTACGACTCGCGGGTGTACCCCGACGGCGTGAACATCGAGTTCGTCGACGTCCGCGGTGACCACCACATCGCGATGCGGGTGCACGAGCGCGGCTCCGGCGAGACGCGGTCCTGCGGCACCGGTGCTTGTGCTGCAGCCGTCGCGACCGCCTCGGTGCAGGCCGACACCCTGCCCACGACCTATCGCGTGGACGTGCCCGGCGGCACGGTCCGCGTCACCTGGACCGCGGACGGCCGCGTGCTGCTGGCCGGTCCCGCCGAGATCGTCGCCCGTGGCGACATGGAATGGATGGCATGA
- the miaA gene encoding tRNA (adenosine(37)-N6)-dimethylallyltransferase MiaA encodes MSSLDRIVVVVGPTASGKSALAVDLALALGGEVVNADAVQLFRGMDIGSAKVTEAERRGVPHHLLDVLDVHEPTSVATFQRDARATIEDCLRRGVTPVLVGGSSLYVRAVIDDFEFPGTDPEVRERYQRRLETEGAEALHAELRRVAPEAADQVLPSNGRRLVRALEVTEMTGRPFVASLPAHRSIYRHVTLLGLDVPRPVLDERIVRRVDAMWEQGLVEEVRGLLDAGIDGSPTASRSIGYQQVLAMLRGEVSDEEARAETVRGTRAFARRQDRMFHQDPRVHWLPHDEPDLLARALDHVARGGEPGDAADPSGPRP; translated from the coding sequence GTGAGCAGCCTCGATCGCATCGTGGTCGTCGTCGGTCCGACGGCGTCGGGCAAGTCGGCGCTGGCGGTCGACCTGGCGCTCGCCCTCGGTGGCGAGGTGGTGAACGCCGACGCCGTGCAGCTGTTCCGTGGCATGGACATCGGCAGCGCGAAGGTCACCGAGGCCGAGCGGCGCGGCGTCCCGCACCACCTGCTCGACGTGCTCGACGTGCACGAGCCGACGTCGGTGGCGACCTTCCAGCGCGACGCCCGCGCCACGATCGAGGACTGTCTGCGTCGTGGCGTGACGCCGGTGCTCGTCGGCGGGTCGTCGCTGTACGTGAGGGCCGTGATCGACGACTTCGAGTTCCCCGGCACGGACCCCGAGGTGCGCGAGCGCTACCAGCGTCGGCTCGAGACCGAGGGGGCCGAGGCGTTGCACGCCGAGCTGCGGCGGGTGGCTCCCGAGGCTGCCGACCAGGTGCTCCCCTCGAACGGCCGCCGGCTCGTGCGCGCGCTGGAGGTCACCGAGATGACCGGCCGACCGTTCGTCGCGAGTCTTCCGGCTCACCGCTCGATCTACCGACACGTGACCCTGCTCGGCCTCGACGTCCCGCGTCCGGTGCTCGACGAGCGCATCGTGCGTCGGGTCGATGCCATGTGGGAGCAGGGACTCGTCGAGGAGGTGCGCGGCCTGCTCGATGCCGGGATCGACGGCTCGCCCACGGCGTCGCGCTCCATCGGCTACCAGCAGGTGCTCGCGATGCTGCGTGGGGAGGTGAGCGACGAGGAGGCCCGCGCCGAGACCGTGCGGGGCACCCGCGCGTTCGCCCGGCGACAGGACCGGATGTTCCACCAGGACCCGCGGGTGCACTGGCTGCCCCACGACGAGCCCGACCTGCTGGCCCGCGCGCTGGACCACGTGGCACGGGGTGGGGAGCCCGGCGACGCCGCGGATCCGTCGGGCCCGCGGCCGTAG
- a CDS encoding antitoxin, whose product MGFLDKLKKNAPELKAKAAELAKTQNDKIDQGIDKAAGLADKATKGKYTGKIDGAAGKAKDAADKLAEEDRGGGPAGPRGRA is encoded by the coding sequence ATGGGCTTCCTGGACAAGCTGAAGAAGAACGCCCCCGAGCTCAAGGCGAAGGCCGCCGAGCTGGCGAAGACCCAGAACGACAAGATCGACCAGGGCATCGACAAGGCCGCCGGTCTCGCCGACAAGGCGACCAAGGGCAAGTACACCGGAAAGATCGACGGCGCGGCCGGCAAGGCGAAGGACGCCGCCGACAAGCTCGCCGAGGAGGACCGGGGCGGCGGACCAGCCGGACCCCGCGGCCGCGCCTGA
- a CDS encoding HhH-GPD-type base excision DNA repair protein yields MVTIAQDPAADRVLSDDPFALLVGMLLDQQYPMEHAFRGPAKILERFGTLDPAAIADAEPDAFADLCATPPAIHRYGRSMAGRVQALAKVVVDEYDGDASRIWSDVGSAPVLMKRLTALPGYGEQKAKIFTALLAKQLDVKPRGWTKASGDYAKKGYRSVADVVDADSLQKVRQFKKAKKAEAKAAQA; encoded by the coding sequence ATGGTGACGATCGCGCAGGACCCAGCAGCCGACCGCGTGCTCAGCGACGACCCGTTCGCGCTCCTCGTGGGCATGCTGCTCGACCAGCAGTACCCGATGGAGCACGCGTTCCGCGGGCCGGCCAAGATCCTCGAGCGCTTCGGCACGCTCGACCCCGCCGCCATCGCCGACGCCGAGCCCGACGCCTTCGCCGACCTCTGCGCCACCCCGCCGGCGATCCACCGCTACGGCCGGTCCATGGCCGGGCGCGTGCAGGCGCTCGCCAAGGTCGTGGTCGACGAGTACGACGGCGACGCCTCGCGCATCTGGTCCGACGTCGGCAGCGCGCCGGTGCTCATGAAGCGGCTCACCGCCCTGCCGGGCTACGGCGAGCAGAAGGCGAAGATCTTCACCGCCCTGCTGGCCAAGCAGCTCGACGTGAAGCCGCGTGGCTGGACGAAGGCCTCGGGCGACTACGCCAAGAAGGGCTACCGCTCGGTCGCCGACGTCGTGGACGCCGACTCGCTGCAGAAGGTCCGGCAGTTCAAGAAGGCCAAGAAGGCCGAGGCCAAGGCCGCTCAGGCCTAG
- a CDS encoding TetR/AcrR family transcriptional regulator has protein sequence MSTTSAASPDPVSRRRAATRERLLDAARTLLVREGLQGVSVERLCEEAGYTRGAFYSNFDSKDDLVVALVMREKEAILKTLREAAEPSTLAGLQPEEAAGAILERFVLLQPPDLDMFLLHLELQTRGLRGDVGGDVFVGWWHEVIDGISDVLTVALDAVGLRLTLDVKDVSVILMGMWDAMVLSSLVDDRPVDIDTLRTTLPRMLLALTEPI, from the coding sequence GTGTCCACCACGTCTGCCGCGAGCCCGGATCCCGTGTCCCGACGTCGCGCCGCCACGCGCGAGCGCCTGCTCGACGCCGCGCGCACGCTCCTGGTCCGCGAGGGTCTGCAGGGTGTCTCGGTGGAGCGGCTGTGCGAGGAGGCCGGCTACACCCGCGGCGCCTTCTACTCCAACTTCGACTCGAAGGACGATCTCGTCGTCGCCCTGGTCATGCGCGAGAAGGAGGCCATCCTGAAGACCCTGCGCGAGGCGGCGGAGCCGTCCACGCTCGCGGGACTGCAGCCGGAGGAAGCCGCCGGGGCGATCCTCGAGCGCTTCGTGCTGCTGCAGCCGCCGGACCTCGACATGTTCCTGCTCCATCTCGAGCTGCAGACGCGCGGACTGCGCGGCGACGTCGGCGGCGACGTGTTCGTCGGCTGGTGGCACGAGGTCATCGACGGCATCTCCGACGTCCTCACCGTCGCGCTCGACGCGGTGGGACTGCGCCTCACCCTCGACGTCAAGGACGTCAGCGTGATCCTCATGGGCATGTGGGACGCCATGGTGCTGAGCTCGCTCGTCGACGACCGTCCGGTCGACATCGACACGCTGCGCACGACCCTGCCCCGGATGCTCCTCGCCCTCACCGAACCGATCTGA